One window of Brachionichthys hirsutus isolate HB-005 chromosome 21, CSIRO-AGI_Bhir_v1, whole genome shotgun sequence genomic DNA carries:
- the zdhhc4 gene encoding palmitoyltransferase ZDHHC4: MDFLALFAVYVAVVLACIVLVCKYSGRQQTPAAVLLDAAAKVVAPFTPKWLQKASQWTLHTLFHQRNNLFVYLHVLLEVAVYAEFTYEVFGFCREMDTSLTSLSVPYVLLAIKTFLFYLCISSDPGTVTRKKAAGQALIYPYDRRLFHPGLSCPTCRLVKPARSKHCRLCNRCVQRFDHHCVWVNNCVGARNTRYFLLYLYTVCAMAGDVALLTADMLLHAVLKSGLLMASYIDESGQQQPAGPVFVVQHLFLTFPRIVFMLGFLLFVFLLLVGYALFHSYLALVNQTANEWYKSRGYTCQHCHPTAAADHLCYPAPDQSGRYYYSRGILRNLGEVFFPLRPVQKKDN, from the exons ATGGATTTCCTCGCTCTGTTCGCGGTCTACGTCGCGGTGGTGCTCGCATGTATAGTCCTAGTCTGCAAATACTCAGGTCGGCAGCAGACTCCCGCCGCTGTTCTCCTCGATGCTGCAGCAAAG GTAGTCGCACCGTTTACCCCAAAATGGCTCCAGAAGGCATCACAGTGGACCCTGCACACGTTGTTTCATCAAAG GAACAACCTGTTCGTCTATCTGCATGTCCTGCTGGAGGTTGCCGTATATGCAGAGTTCACCTATGAGGTGTTTGGCTTCTGCAGGGAGATGGACACCAGCCTGACCAGTCTGTCTGTGCCTTACGTCCTGCTGGCCATCAAGACCTTCCTGTTCTACCTCTGTATCAGCAGCGATCCGG GCACCGTCACCAGGAAGAAAGCTGCTGGCCAGGCTCTCATCTATCCGTACGACAGGAGGCTGTTTCATCCCGGACTCTCCTGTCCAACGTGCCGGCTTGTGAAACCGGCTCGGTCTAAACACTGCA GACTCTGCAACAGGTGCGTCCAACGCTTTGACCACCACTGTGTGTGGGTGAACAACTGCGTCGGCGCTAGGAACACGCGCTACTTCCTGCTTTACCTCTACACCGTGTGTGCCATGGCGGGGGACGTCGCCCTGCTGACGGCAGACATGCTGCTTCACGCCGTACTGAAGTCGGGGCTTTTGATGGCCAGCTATATTGACGAGTCCGGACAGCAGCAACCAGCAGGGCCTGTGTTTGTCGTGCAG CATCTGTTCCTGACTTTCCCCCGAATCGTCTTCATGCTGGGCTTCTTGCTCTTTGTCTTCCTTCTGCTGGTGGGCTATGCTCTGTTCCATTCCTACCTGGCTCTCGTCAACCAGACTGCTAACGAGTGGTACAAAAGCCGGGGTTACACCTGTCAGCACTGCCATCCAACTGCAGCGGCAGACCATCTCTGTTACCCGGCGCCAGACCAGTCTGGGAGATACTACTACAGCAGAGGGATACTCCGAAACCTGGGGGaggttttctttcctcttcgaCCCGTTCAGAAAAAGGACAattga
- the pgp gene encoding glycerol-3-phosphate phosphatase, which translates to MSGSKCTRLSGTLVRQLLDSVESLLFDCDGVLWRGDQAVPGAAQVVNLLKENGKKVFFITNNSSKTRRMNANKLSALGFKAETEDVFGTAYCCAAYLKTVCKLEGKVYLLGSDAMKEEFEEVGIQQTGVGPDHVTGKHGDWANVPLDPDVRAVVVGFDEHFSYMKLNRAFQYLTRRDCLFVGTNRDVRLPLEGGKAVPGTGCLLNVVETAAQRQAQTVGKPSRFMFDCIASKFGVDPTSCLIVGDCLATDIMMGSTCGLKTLFALTGVDTVADAEAHLSSGCEERRGMVPDYYVESVAELLPALQR; encoded by the exons ATGTCTGGGTCAAAATGCACTCGGCTGTCCGGAACCTTGGTGAGGCAGCTGCTGGACTCCGTGGAGAGCCTCCTGTTCGACTGTGACGGGGTCCTCTGGCGCGGGGACCAGGCCGTCCCCGGCGCCGCGCAGGTCGTGAACCTGCTGAAGGAAAACGGGAAGAAAGTGTTTTTCATCACGAACAACAGCAGCAAGACGCGGAGGATGAACGCCAACAAACTGTCCGCGCTGGGGTTCAAGGCGGAGACCGAGGACGTGTTCGGGACCGCGTACTGCTGCGCCGCGTACCTGAAGACGGTCTGCAAGCTGGAGGGCAAGGTCTACCTCCTGGGGAGCGACGCGATGAAGGAGGAGTTCGAGGAGGTGGGGATCCAGCAGACCGGCGTGGGGCCCGACCACGTCACCGGGAAGCACGGCGACTGGGCCAACGTGCCGCTGGACCCCGACGTGAGGGCGGTGGTGGTCGGCTTCGACGAGCATTTCAGCTACATGAAGCTGAACAGAGCCTTCCAGTACCTGACCCGGCGGGACTGTCTGTTTGTGGGGACGAACAGGGACGTCAGGCTGCCCCTGGAGGGGGGCAAGGCGGTGCCAG GTACAGGCTGCCTGCTGAACGTCGTGGAGACGGCGGCCCAGCGCCAGGCCCAGACCGTGGGCAAGCCCAGCCGCTTCATGTTCGACTGTATCGCCTCCAAGTTCGGCGTGGACCCGACCAGCTGCCTGATCGTGGGCGACTGCCTCGCGACGGACATCATGATGGGCTCCACCTGCGGCCTGAAGACCCTCTTCGCCCTCACGGGAGTCGACACTGTGGCGGACGCCGAGGCCCACCTGAGCAGCGGCTGTGAGGAGAGGCGGGGAATGGTGCCCGATTATTACGTGGAGAGCGTTGCGGAGCTCCTTCCGGCCCTGCAGCGATGA
- the bricd5 gene encoding BRICHOS domain-containing protein 5 — MLRCWKRSAGRVEEAQCSGGSDASSQFRFPHKALWVSLPTSLLLVIVALALTGHLGPLGPLKPPSQSSQIVRITAPDLDGLLINQSVVVDRQNDLVTFSLISPENKTSTVLFDIKHELICYKPVEQDSCFLRPMGRSDYDNVHALLHEQQRSHVHLSGNETQRLTEFLGVLAATQVDLSTPVQALCRDKSVHWTRRSEGPGKQRLVYFCIDICFPSNVCVSVCFYYLPE; from the exons ATGTTGAGGTGTTGGAAACGTTCAGCCGGCCGTGTGGAGGAGGCCCAGTGTTCG GGGGGCTCCGATGCCTCCTCCCAGTTCCGCTTCCCACACAAGGCGTTGTGGGTGAGCCTACCAACCTCTCTGCTCCTGGTCATCGTGGCTCTTGCCTTGACGGGGCACCTGGGGCCCCTGGGGCCCCTGAAGCCTCCGTCTCAG TCCTCACAGATTGTCCGAATCACAGCTCCGGACCTGGACGGACTTCTGATCAACCAGTCGGTTGTTGTGGACCGGCAGAATGACCTGGTGACCTTTTCGCTGATCTCCCCAGAGAATAAGACGTCCACTGTTCTCTTTGACATCAAACAT GAATTGATATGTTACAAACCCGTGGAGCAGGACAGCTGCTTCCTGAGACCGATGGGCCGGTCCGACTACGACAATGTTCACGCTCTCCTCCACGAGCAGCAG CGGAGTCACGTCCACCTGTCTGGGAACGAGACCCAGAGGCTGACAGAGTTTCTGGGGGTGCTGGCGGCCACTCAGGTGGATTTGTCCACGCCTGTCCAGGCTCTGTGTCGGGACAAATCTGTCCACTGGACGAGGAGGTCTGAGG GCCCGGGGAAACAGAGGCTGGTCTACTTCTGCATCGACATCTGCTTTCCCAGCAacgtctgcgtgtctgtgtgtttctacTACCTACCAGAGTGA